A DNA window from Streptosporangiales bacterium contains the following coding sequences:
- a CDS encoding helix-turn-helix domain-containing protein, with translation MLRPLPGRRAVRTRRSRHARTRDRPPRCSSAIRGGLDSATTMLSPGCGNCNVISVCAMRPLETRDRPVGYLQTADRALQVLSAFTATSPTWGVSALARALDLDKSQVQRLLATMSMRGFTVFDPPTRRYRLGPALVGLGRLAEESDGTLTRVRDLLVPLAQRTGESVVYNVPDANRYRCAAAVDGPGPLRYTTIVGGLFPGHGGASGHAMFAHLPESRVRALFGETLERCTPTTPTTVEALLAIYAEVRRTGIAVSHGEYDSRVEAVAAPVFAQGTVTGAVSVIGPRESMRTHIEAIVPDLRRTADLVSAALSAPTT, from the coding sequence ATGCTCCGTCCGCTGCCGGGTCGTCGAGCAGTTCGTACCCGTCGATCACGTCACGCCAGGACACGGGATCGGCCTCCTCGGTGTTCGTCGGCAATCAGGGGCGGTCTTGACAGCGCGACCACCATGCTGTCTCCTGGGTGCGGTAATTGCAACGTCATCTCGGTATGTGCGATGAGACCTCTCGAGACTCGTGACCGACCCGTCGGGTACCTGCAGACCGCCGACCGCGCGCTGCAGGTGCTGAGCGCGTTCACCGCCACGTCACCGACGTGGGGCGTCAGCGCGCTCGCCCGCGCGCTCGACCTCGACAAGTCCCAGGTGCAGCGGCTGCTCGCCACGATGTCGATGCGGGGCTTCACCGTCTTCGACCCGCCGACACGCCGCTATCGGCTCGGGCCGGCGCTGGTCGGGCTCGGCCGGCTCGCCGAGGAGAGCGACGGCACCCTCACCCGGGTGCGCGACCTGCTCGTCCCGCTGGCCCAGCGCACCGGCGAGAGCGTGGTCTACAACGTGCCGGACGCCAACAGGTACCGGTGCGCCGCCGCCGTCGACGGGCCGGGGCCGTTGCGGTACACGACCATCGTCGGCGGCCTGTTCCCCGGGCACGGCGGCGCGAGCGGGCACGCGATGTTCGCCCACCTGCCGGAGTCGCGCGTACGCGCACTCTTCGGCGAGACGCTCGAACGCTGCACGCCGACCACGCCGACGACCGTCGAGGCGCTGCTCGCGATCTACGCCGAGGTCCGCCGCACCGGCATCGCGGTCTCGCACGGGGAGTACGACTCCCGCGTCGAGGCCGTTGCCGCTCCCGTGTTCGCCCAGGGGACCGTGACCGGCGCGGTCTCGGTGATCGGTCCGCGGGAGAGCATGCGCACGCACATCGAGGCGATCGTGCCCGACCTGCGGCGCACGGCCGACCTCGTGTCCGCTGCCCTGTCCGCACCCACGACCTAG
- a CDS encoding DUF1177 family protein, producing MSWRDVIDGYELLDDPAADGASVASWLREQSLDDVTVTRVEGERGGTDFVRAVVPGSRGRSAGGDAPTLGLVGRLGGLGARPERIGFVSDGDGALTVLAAAAKLGRMRARGDILPGDVVVATHVCPDAPTRPHDPVPFMDSPVDIATMNSHEVDDDMAAVLTVDTTKGNRICNHNGFAITPTVREGWVLRVSDDLLDIATRVTGRAPVVLPVTTQDITPYGNGVYHVNSLLQPATATSAPVVGVAITTEAAVPGSGTGATDLASVESAVRFCIETAKDLGAGDCRFHDPDEFARLVALYGEMRHLQGAATS from the coding sequence GTGTCCTGGCGTGACGTGATCGACGGGTACGAACTGCTCGACGACCCGGCAGCGGACGGAGCATCCGTCGCGTCCTGGCTGCGCGAGCAGTCGCTCGACGACGTGACCGTCACTCGCGTCGAGGGCGAGCGGGGAGGCACCGACTTCGTCCGCGCCGTCGTGCCGGGCTCCCGCGGCCGGAGCGCGGGCGGCGACGCCCCGACGCTCGGTCTCGTCGGACGGCTCGGCGGCCTCGGTGCCCGTCCCGAGCGGATCGGGTTCGTCTCCGACGGCGACGGCGCCCTCACCGTGCTCGCGGCCGCGGCGAAGCTCGGCCGCATGCGCGCACGCGGCGACATCCTGCCGGGCGACGTCGTGGTCGCCACGCACGTGTGCCCGGACGCGCCGACCCGTCCGCACGATCCCGTCCCGTTCATGGACTCCCCCGTCGACATCGCGACGATGAACTCCCACGAGGTCGACGACGACATGGCCGCCGTGCTGACCGTCGACACCACCAAGGGCAACCGCATCTGCAACCACAACGGTTTCGCGATCACTCCGACGGTCAGGGAGGGCTGGGTCTTGCGGGTGTCCGACGACCTCCTCGACATCGCGACGCGGGTCACCGGTCGCGCGCCCGTCGTCCTGCCGGTGACGACGCAGGACATCACGCCGTACGGCAACGGCGTCTACCACGTGAACTCGCTCCTACAGCCCGCGACCGCCACGTCCGCGCCGGTGGTCGGCGTCGCGATCACGACCGAGGCAGCCGTCCCCGGGTCGGGCACCGGTGCCACCGACCTCGCGAGCGTCGAGTCGGCCGTCCGCTTCTGCATCGAGACCGCGAAGGACCTCGGCGCCGGCGACTGCCGCTTCCACGACCCGGACGAGTTCGCCCGCCTCGTCGCCCTCTACGGCGAGATGCGCCACCTCCAGGGCGCCGCAACCTCCTAG
- the pepE gene encoding dipeptidase PepE has product MDLMLMSNSSAPGQPMFAHVADELTEFVAGHRVLFVPYALADHDVYTSRVARSLDPYGIEVIGLHLAPDPVAAVEAADIVFVGGGNSFRLLRTLQDLDLVPAIRSAASAGTRYIGSSAGTNMAGPSLRTTNDMPIVQPRSFEALGLVPFQINPHYLDPDPSSRHMGETREERLIQFLEENDVPVLGLREGSWVRVSGAVATLGGDRRARLFDRGGLPRELAAGSDLSSLLRRTPVFDAPTQP; this is encoded by the coding sequence ATGGACCTGATGCTGATGTCGAACTCCTCCGCACCGGGTCAGCCGATGTTCGCGCACGTCGCGGACGAGCTCACCGAGTTCGTCGCGGGACACCGCGTGCTGTTCGTCCCCTACGCCCTCGCCGACCACGATGTCTACACCTCCCGCGTGGCACGGTCGCTCGACCCGTACGGCATCGAGGTCATCGGACTGCACCTCGCGCCCGACCCGGTCGCCGCGGTGGAGGCGGCGGACATCGTGTTCGTCGGCGGCGGCAACTCGTTCCGGTTGCTCCGTACGCTGCAGGACCTCGATCTCGTGCCCGCGATCCGGTCGGCTGCGTCGGCGGGCACCAGGTACATCGGTTCGAGCGCGGGCACCAACATGGCCGGTCCTTCGCTGCGCACCACCAACGACATGCCCATCGTCCAGCCGCGGTCGTTCGAGGCCCTCGGCCTCGTGCCGTTCCAGATCAACCCGCACTACCTCGACCCCGACCCGTCCTCGCGGCACATGGGCGAGACGCGCGAGGAGCGGCTGATCCAGTTCCTCGAGGAGAACGACGTGCCCGTGCTCGGGCTGCGTGAGGGCTCCTGGGTGCGGGTGTCCGGCGCGGTCGCCACGCTCGGCGGCGACCGCCGGGCCCGGCTGTTCGACCGTGGCGGCCTGCCGCGGGAGCTGGCGGCCGGCTCCGACCTGTCGTCGCTGCTGCGCCGCACCCCGGTCTTCGACGCCCCGACCCAGCCCTAG
- a CDS encoding methyltransferase domain-containing protein — protein sequence MTVVDGGRTGYVHGYTATESRRLGDQADTLAALLHRGTAYPAGSRVLEVGCGVGAQTVHLAAASPRARLVAVDVSAESLAQARARVAAQVPDAAVEWHRADLFALPYADASFDHLFVCFVLEHLPNPVEALAALRRVLRPGGTITVIEGDHGSAFFHPDSAYAHAAIDCLVWLQAAVGGNGLIGRELHPLLTAAGYADVAVEPRTVYVDDSKPGLVEGFTRQTFTAMVEGVRDDALAAGLMSAEDWDRGIAGLRRTAAGGGTFHYTFFKGTAVHLP from the coding sequence ATGACGGTGGTCGACGGCGGGCGCACCGGTTACGTACACGGGTACACGGCGACCGAGAGCCGGCGGCTCGGCGACCAGGCCGACACCCTGGCGGCGCTGCTGCACCGGGGGACGGCGTACCCCGCGGGCAGCCGGGTGCTCGAGGTCGGGTGCGGGGTCGGCGCGCAGACCGTCCACCTCGCCGCCGCGAGTCCACGGGCGCGGCTGGTCGCCGTGGATGTCTCCGCGGAGTCGCTCGCCCAGGCGCGGGCCCGGGTGGCCGCGCAGGTGCCGGACGCGGCGGTGGAGTGGCACCGCGCCGACCTGTTCGCGCTGCCGTACGCGGACGCGTCGTTCGACCACCTGTTCGTGTGCTTCGTCCTCGAGCACCTGCCGAACCCGGTCGAGGCGCTGGCCGCGCTGCGCCGGGTGCTGCGGCCTGGCGGCACGATCACCGTGATCGAGGGCGACCACGGGTCGGCGTTCTTCCATCCCGACAGCGCCTACGCCCACGCGGCGATCGACTGCCTCGTCTGGCTGCAGGCCGCCGTCGGTGGGAACGGACTGATCGGCCGGGAGCTGCATCCGCTGCTGACCGCCGCGGGGTACGCGGACGTGGCGGTCGAGCCGCGGACGGTCTACGTCGACGACTCCAAGCCCGGGCTCGTCGAGGGCTTCACCCGGCAGACGTTCACGGCGATGGTCGAGGGCGTGCGCGACGACGCGCTGGCGGCCGGCCTGATGAGTGCGGAGGACTGGGACCGCGGGATCGCCGGCCTGCGCAGGACCGCGGCCGGCGGCGGCACGTTCCACTACACGTTCTTCAAGGGCACGGCCGTGCACCTGCCGTGA
- a CDS encoding aminotransferase class I/II-fold pyridoxal phosphate-dependent enzyme, whose amino-acid sequence MNRSNDSADDRSTTAGSDFLHLDVAEAPPGGRADWLAERLRLAIADGRLPVGSRLPATRVLAEELRVSRGVVIEAYLRLGEDGHVTGRGRGGTVVVAAPVTAPAPEAPAARGVSAPFATAPGAGVFDALREAPARIDLSPGLPDLAAFPRTAWLRAERRALADLSTSDFGYGDPRGTPALRSAVADWLGRRRGIRVDPAEVVVVAGVAQGLDLLVRVLHDAGMREIAVEDPGSLGIRQHLLYHGMATRPVAVDAGGLRVDELRATGAATVMVTPAHQFPTGVVLDGERRRELMRWAGEGGTIVEDDYDAEHRYDRPPVPALRSMVAEHAFYVGSVSKLLAPALRLGWVLAPPPHRDPLVDAKRFADLGNAVLPQLVLAELMRSGALERHLRLLRGRHRRRRDAMIDAVRTHLPGAVVHGAAAGLHLTLTFGDDVDDVALAAAALARGVKVQPLSWHAIRPHRPGLVLGYAANPPTTLTEGVRLLATALE is encoded by the coding sequence GTGAACAGGTCCAATGACAGCGCCGACGACAGGTCCACAACGGCCGGGTCCGACTTCCTGCACCTGGACGTCGCCGAGGCGCCGCCCGGTGGACGCGCCGACTGGCTGGCCGAGCGGCTCCGGCTGGCGATCGCGGACGGGCGACTGCCCGTGGGCAGCAGGCTGCCGGCCACGAGGGTCCTCGCCGAGGAGCTGCGCGTGTCCCGCGGCGTGGTCATCGAGGCGTACCTGCGCCTGGGCGAGGACGGCCACGTCACCGGCCGCGGGCGCGGCGGGACGGTCGTCGTCGCGGCCCCCGTCACGGCACCGGCGCCGGAGGCTCCCGCTGCCCGCGGGGTGTCCGCACCGTTCGCCACGGCACCGGGTGCCGGCGTCTTCGACGCCCTGCGCGAGGCGCCCGCCAGGATCGACCTCTCACCGGGCCTGCCCGATCTCGCGGCCTTCCCGCGTACGGCGTGGCTGCGCGCGGAGCGCCGGGCGCTCGCCGACCTCTCGACGTCCGACTTCGGCTACGGCGACCCGCGCGGGACGCCCGCGTTGCGGTCCGCGGTCGCCGACTGGCTCGGCCGCAGGCGCGGGATCCGGGTGGACCCTGCCGAGGTGGTCGTCGTCGCCGGCGTCGCGCAGGGGCTCGACCTGCTCGTGCGGGTGCTGCACGACGCCGGGATGCGCGAGATCGCGGTGGAGGACCCGGGCTCACTCGGCATCCGCCAGCACCTGCTGTACCACGGCATGGCCACCCGTCCGGTCGCCGTCGACGCCGGCGGTCTGCGGGTCGACGAGCTGCGCGCGACCGGCGCGGCGACCGTCATGGTGACGCCCGCGCACCAGTTCCCGACCGGCGTGGTGCTCGACGGAGAGCGGCGCCGCGAGCTGATGCGGTGGGCCGGCGAGGGCGGCACGATCGTCGAGGACGACTACGACGCCGAGCACCGGTACGACCGGCCGCCGGTACCCGCGCTGCGGTCGATGGTCGCCGAACACGCGTTCTACGTCGGCAGCGTCTCCAAGCTCCTCGCCCCTGCCCTGCGCCTCGGCTGGGTGCTGGCGCCGCCGCCGCACCGCGACCCACTCGTCGACGCCAAGCGGTTCGCCGACCTCGGCAACGCCGTCCTGCCGCAGCTGGTGCTCGCCGAGCTGATGAGGTCGGGCGCGCTGGAACGCCACCTCCGCCTCCTCCGCGGCCGGCACCGCCGCAGGCGCGACGCGATGATCGACGCCGTCCGCACGCACCTCCCAGGCGCGGTCGTGCACGGCGCCGCGGCCGGCCTGCACCTGACGCTCACGTTCGGCGACGACGTCGACGACGTCGCCCTCGCGGCCGCGGCGCTGGCGCGGGGCGTCAAGGTGCAGCCGCTGTCGTGGCACGCCATCCGCCCGCACCGCCCCGGCCTCGTCCTCGGCTACGCCGCCAACCCCCCGACGACGCTGACGGAGGGCGTACGCCTCCTGGCCACAGCCCTGGAGTGA